Proteins encoded by one window of Streptomyces sp. LX-29:
- a CDS encoding lysophospholipid acyltransferase family protein: protein MADAKVIPFGEEPRSRRKHGSPFTGSGSGAGSGSGAGRDRSQSPLKPVPPQREEDERFSAREEAGRSSAGTSDPTGAGRWERRVAHGLHFLRRRLTGDYEVDDFGYDPELTEQVLMSLLRPVYEKYFRVEVKGIENIPSSGGALVVANHSGVLPLDGLMLQVAVHDHHPADRNLRLLAADLVFMLPVVNELARKAGHTLACAEDAQLLLERGEVVGVMPEGFKGLGKPFGERYKLQRFGRGGFVSTALRAGVPIVPCSIVGAEEIYPMVGNARTVARLLGFPYFPITPTFPLLGPLGAVPLPTKWTIQFGEPIPTDGHPPEAADDPMLMFNLTDQVRETIQHTLYKLLVQRRSVFF from the coding sequence ATGGCGGACGCCAAGGTCATTCCGTTCGGCGAGGAACCCCGCTCCCGGCGCAAGCACGGCTCCCCGTTCACCGGCTCCGGGTCCGGGGCCGGCTCCGGGTCCGGAGCGGGGCGCGACCGGTCGCAGAGCCCGCTCAAGCCCGTACCGCCGCAGCGCGAGGAGGACGAGCGGTTCAGCGCGCGGGAGGAGGCCGGGCGGTCGTCCGCCGGGACCTCGGACCCGACGGGCGCGGGCCGCTGGGAGCGCCGGGTCGCCCACGGGCTGCACTTCCTGCGCCGACGGCTCACCGGCGACTACGAGGTCGACGACTTCGGCTACGACCCCGAGCTGACCGAGCAGGTCCTGATGTCGCTGCTGCGCCCGGTGTACGAGAAGTACTTCCGGGTCGAGGTGAAGGGCATCGAGAACATCCCGAGCAGCGGTGGCGCCCTGGTGGTCGCCAACCACTCCGGGGTGCTGCCGCTGGACGGCCTGATGCTCCAGGTGGCGGTGCACGACCACCACCCGGCCGACCGGAACCTGCGGCTGCTCGCGGCCGACCTGGTCTTCATGCTGCCGGTCGTGAACGAGCTGGCCCGGAAGGCCGGACACACCCTGGCCTGCGCGGAGGACGCCCAGCTGCTGCTGGAGCGGGGCGAGGTGGTCGGGGTGATGCCGGAGGGCTTCAAGGGCCTGGGCAAGCCGTTCGGGGAGCGCTACAAGCTCCAGCGCTTCGGCCGTGGCGGCTTCGTGTCGACGGCGTTGCGGGCCGGCGTGCCGATCGTGCCGTGCTCGATCGTCGGCGCCGAGGAGATCTACCCGATGGTCGGCAACGCCCGCACCGTCGCCCGGCTGTTGGGCTTCCCGTACTTCCCGATCACCCCGACCTTCCCGCTCCTGGGCCCCCTGGGCGCGGTGCCGCTGCCGACCAAATGGACCATCCAGTTCGGCGAGCCCATTCCCACCGACGGCCATCCGCCGGAGGCAGCGGACGACCCGATGCTGATGTTCAACCTGACGGACCAGGTGCGCGAAACGATTCAGCACACCCTGTACAAGCTGCTGGTGCAGCGGCGGTCGGTGTTCTTCTGA
- a CDS encoding NAD-dependent epimerase/dehydratase family protein, producing the protein MGKIVLVTGVARQLGGRFVRRIQREPDVDRVIGVDAVAPEHHLGGADFVQADIRQPTIGKLLAETGVDTVVHMDVNGTPLGPRGSRTTVKETNVIGTMQLLGACQKAPSVRRLVVKSSTSVYGSAPRDPAVFGESTPPKSLPSGGFAKDTVEVEGYVRGFARRRPDVAVCVLRFANILGPCADSPLAEYFALPLLPTVVGYDPRLQFVHEEDAIEVLRIAASEPRRATLNSGTFNIAGDGVLLLSQAARRLGRPTVPLPLPALTWARTALRFAGITDFSPEQVRLLTHGRVVATQQMRETLGFEPKYTTADAFADYVRSRGPGLLPPQSLARTVDRLAAVLPAAPGRGQN; encoded by the coding sequence TTGGGGAAGATCGTGCTCGTCACCGGAGTCGCACGGCAGCTCGGCGGGCGTTTCGTGCGCCGCATCCAGCGTGAGCCCGACGTCGATCGGGTGATCGGTGTGGACGCCGTGGCCCCCGAGCACCATCTGGGCGGTGCCGATTTCGTACAGGCCGACATCCGCCAGCCCACCATCGGCAAGCTCCTCGCCGAGACCGGGGTCGACACGGTCGTCCATATGGACGTCAACGGCACCCCGCTCGGCCCGCGCGGCAGCCGGACGACGGTCAAGGAGACCAACGTCATCGGCACCATGCAGCTCCTCGGCGCCTGCCAGAAGGCGCCCTCGGTGCGGCGGCTGGTGGTCAAGTCCAGCACCAGCGTCTACGGTTCCGCCCCCCGCGACCCGGCCGTCTTCGGCGAGAGCACCCCGCCCAAGTCGCTGCCCAGCGGGGGCTTCGCCAAGGACACCGTCGAGGTCGAGGGCTATGTCCGCGGCTTCGCCCGGCGCCGTCCGGACGTCGCCGTCTGCGTGCTGCGCTTCGCCAACATCCTCGGCCCCTGCGCCGACTCCCCGCTCGCCGAGTACTTCGCGCTGCCGCTGCTGCCCACCGTCGTGGGCTACGACCCGCGGCTGCAGTTCGTGCACGAGGAGGACGCCATCGAGGTGCTGCGGATCGCCGCCTCCGAGCCCCGCCGCGCCACCCTCAACAGCGGCACGTTCAACATCGCCGGGGACGGCGTGCTGCTGCTCTCCCAGGCCGCCCGGCGGCTCGGCCGCCCCACGGTCCCGCTGCCGTTGCCCGCCCTCACCTGGGCCCGTACCGCGCTGCGCTTCGCCGGCATCACCGACTTCTCACCCGAGCAGGTCCGGCTGCTGACCCACGGCCGCGTGGTCGCCACGCAGCAGATGCGCGAGACGCTAGGGTTCGAGCCGAAGTACACGACCGCGGACGCCTTCGCGGACTATGTGCGCAGCCGCGGCCCCGGGCTGCTGCCACCCCAGTCCCTCGCCCGTACCGTCGACCGGCTCGCCGCGGTGCTGCCCGCGGCCCCCGGCCGCGGCCAGAACTGA
- a CDS encoding AURKAIP1/COX24 domain-containing protein produces MGSVIKKRRKRMAKKKHRKLLKRTRVQRRNKK; encoded by the coding sequence GTGGGCTCTGTTATCAAGAAGCGGCGTAAGCGGATGGCCAAGAAGAAGCACCGCAAGCTGCTCAAGCGCACCCGCGTCCAGCGTCGCAACAAGAAGTAA
- a CDS encoding helix-turn-helix domain-containing protein: protein MAAGDRQPLNEVQFLTVAEVASVMRVSKMTVYRLVHSGHLPAIRVGRSFRVPEQAVHEYLRESYVGVESA, encoded by the coding sequence ATGGCTGCTGGCGATAGGCAACCTCTGAATGAGGTTCAGTTCCTGACCGTGGCGGAAGTCGCCTCGGTGATGCGAGTGTCCAAGATGACCGTGTACCGCCTGGTACACAGTGGTCATCTGCCGGCGATTCGGGTGGGGAGGTCCTTCCGAGTCCCAGAGCAGGCGGTTCATGAATACCTCCGCGAGAGTTACGTGGGGGTCGAGTCCGCCTGA